The nucleotide window CTCACGGACGGGCTCCGCACAGTGCTCTCGACCGTTCCGGCCCGCGACATGAAGGAGAAGACGATGCGCTATCCCGGGCACGCGGAGCTCATGCGCGTCTTCCGGGAGACCGGTTTCTTCGACGAAAAGCCGATTCCGGTGCGCGGCGTGCCCGTCTCTCCGCGCGAGGTCACGGAGCGCCTCCTCTTTGCCGCGTGGAAGCTGCCGGCCGGCGCCGCCGAGCTGACCGTGCTCCGCGTCGTCGCCGAAGGCGCGAAGGACCGTGCACGCCGCCGCCACGTCTTCGACCTGCTGGACCGGACCGACCCCGCGACGGGGACGACCTCGATGGCGCGCACGACGGGGTTCCCCTGCGCGATCGTCGCGCGGATGCTCGCCTCGGGCGAGTACGCCGACCCGGGAATCCGAGCGCTCGAGCATCTCGGGAGGAACGAGAACGCGTCGCGGCGGCTGCTCTCCGAGCTCCGCGCGCGCGGAATCGATTTCCGCGAACGCGTCGTGGAGGTCCCGTGACCGCGTCCGCCGGATCGAACGGGTTAGAATGCCGACCCGATGCGTCTCGCCGCCACCCTGTTCCTCGCCGCGACCGGCTTCGCCGGCTCCGATCGCGCGGCGTTGAACCTCGCGATCGCCGGGACCCGCCGCGCTCCCCCCGATCTCTCGGCGATGATCGTGAACTACCGCCGGGAATACCTGACCGGGGTGCGCGACGCCGCGAGGCGTCCGCCGCCGTCCGACTTCGAACGCGAAGCCCGCGGGATCTCGCGCGCGATCCTCTCCCGCACGCCGTTTTCGGAGGTCATCCGGAGGACCGGCGCGCTGATCGGGGGCGTGCTCTCGGCCGAGGCGCCGGCCGGCGGAGAGGAATTCGAGAAGGCGAGCGCGGGGCCCTACCGGATCCCGGGGGTCGCCGCGGCGTGCGCCTCCGGAGACCCCGCGCCGGCCGCCCGCTCGATCCGGGCCGCGCGCGGAGAGCTCGACAGGACGCGCGGCGCCCCGGACGCCGCGGCCTCCCGGATCGTCGCCGACGAGACGAACCTGCTGTGGGCCATCTGGACCGGAGCGGGCGGCGACGCCCGGCCCGCGAAGGAAATCGATGAACGAAACGGACCTTACGACGTCCCCGGCGCTCCCCGCTAGCGGCCCGGTCCGGGTCCGCCGGGCCCTGTTGTCGGTCTCCGACCGGACCGGCATCGCGGAGCTCGCGCAGGCGCTGCAGGAGCTCGGGATCGAGATCGTCTCGACCGGCGGCACGGCGGCGCATCTGACCGAGCGCGGGATCGCCGCGACCAAAGCGGAGGAGATCACCGAGTTCCCGGAGATCTTCGGCGGCCGCGTCAAGACGCTGCACCCGAAGATCTTCGGCGGGATCCTCGGCGACCCGGCCGATGCGGGGCACGCGCGCGATTTCGCCGCCCAGGGAATCCTTCCGTTCGAGCTCGTCGCCGTCAATCTCTACCCGTTCGAAGAGGCGATCGCGGCCGGCGCGCGCGGGCGGGCCGCCATCGAGAAGATCGACGTCGGAGGCCCCGCGATGATCCGCGCCGCGGCGAAGAACCACTCCCGCGTGGCGGTGATCGTCGACCCGGGCGACTACGCCGCCGTCCTCGCCGAGATCCGCGCGACCGGAGCCGTGGCGCCGGCCAGCCGGGAGCGGCTGGCCGCGAAGGCGTTCGCGCGGACGGCCCTCTACGACTCGGCGATCGCCAACTATTTCTCGCGCGAGGTTTCCGGGGGCGACCCGTTCCCTGAGACGCTCCTCTTCGGGTTCGAGAAACAGGCCTCGCTCCGGTACGGCGAGAACCCGCACCAGCGCGCCGCCGTCTACCGGGACCGGGCGGCGGCGCCGGGCGAGCTCATCGGGTTTCGCCAGCTGCAGGGCAAGGAGCTCTCGTTCAACAATCTCCTCGACGTCGACTCCGCCGTGCGCCTCGCGCGCGACCTTCGCGGCAGCGCCGCCGTCATCGTCAAGCACAACAACCCGTGCGGCGCCGCCGTCGGCGACAACGTCCTCGAGGCATTCGGCCGCGCCTTCGCGTGCGACCCTCTCGCCGCGTTCGGCGGCATCATCGCGATCCGCGGGACGGTCGACGGCGCCGTGGCCGCGCTCGTCCTGCAGCATTTCGTCGAGGCCGTCGTCGCCGACGATTTCACCGAAGACGCCCTCGCCGCGTTCGCGAAGAAGCCCAACATCCGCCTGCTCCGCCTCCCGGTGAGCCAGGGCCCCGACGGGGGCGTGGACTGGAAGAGGATCGGCGGCGGCCTGCTCCTCCAGGAGCAGGACAACGAGCCCGACGATCCGGCCGCATGGCGCGTCGTTTCGGAGCGCAAGCCCCTCGCGATCGAGCGCGCGGCCTGCGAGCTCGCCTGGACCGTCGCCCGCCGCGTCAAGTCGAACGCGATCGTGATCGCCAACGCGCGTCAGACCGTCGGAATCGGCGCCGGCCAGATGAGCCGCGTCGATTCGTGCCGGCTCGCCGTCATGAAGGCCGACCTCCCCGTCAACGGCACGAGCGCCGCCTCCGACGCGTTTTTCCCGTTCCGCGACGGGCTCGACCTCCTGGCCGACGCCGGCGTCACCGCGGTCGTCGCCCCCGGAGGGTCGATCCGTGACGCGGATATCGTCGCCGCCGCCGACGACAGGAAACTGGCTTTCCTGCTCGCTCCGCGACGGCACTTCCGGCATTGAGAGTCGCGTCGGCGAGACGCGCATGGGTCGCGTCGGCGAGACGCGCGCGGGTCGCCGCGGCGGGAATCGCCGCGGCGCTCCTGCTCGCCGGCTCCGCCGGGGCCGCCGATCCGGGGGCGGAGCTCGCTCGCGCCGCCCGATACTTCCAGGACGGCAAGGCTCACGTCGCGTCGTTCGTCCAGACGTTCACGCCCGCCGGGTTCACGAAGTCGCGCAAGGAGAGCGGCGTGCTCGTCGTCCAGGCGCCCGAGAACCTCCGGTTCGACTACGAGTCTCCGAAGAAGACGTTCGCCTTCGACGGCAAAGTCGCGCGGTTCTACTCGCCGGCCGACCGTCAGATGACCGTGCGCGCGCTCACGGAAGACGACCGGGCGCAGCTCCCCCTGATCTTCCTCGAGAGCGCCGACGAGCTGCGGAAGCGCAATACCCTCGACCTCGA belongs to Thermoanaerobaculia bacterium and includes:
- the purH gene encoding bifunctional phosphoribosylaminoimidazolecarboxamide formyltransferase/IMP cyclohydrolase; the protein is MNETDLTTSPALPASGPVRVRRALLSVSDRTGIAELAQALQELGIEIVSTGGTAAHLTERGIAATKAEEITEFPEIFGGRVKTLHPKIFGGILGDPADAGHARDFAAQGILPFELVAVNLYPFEEAIAAGARGRAAIEKIDVGGPAMIRAAAKNHSRVAVIVDPGDYAAVLAEIRATGAVAPASRERLAAKAFARTALYDSAIANYFSREVSGGDPFPETLLFGFEKQASLRYGENPHQRAAVYRDRAAAPGELIGFRQLQGKELSFNNLLDVDSAVRLARDLRGSAAVIVKHNNPCGAAVGDNVLEAFGRAFACDPLAAFGGIIAIRGTVDGAVAALVLQHFVEAVVADDFTEDALAAFAKKPNIRLLRLPVSQGPDGGVDWKRIGGGLLLQEQDNEPDDPAAWRVVSERKPLAIERAACELAWTVARRVKSNAIVIANARQTVGIGAGQMSRVDSCRLAVMKADLPVNGTSAASDAFFPFRDGLDLLADAGVTAVVAPGGSIRDADIVAAADDRKLAFLLAPRRHFRH
- a CDS encoding outer membrane lipoprotein carrier protein LolA, with protein sequence MRVASARRAWVASARRARVAAAGIAAALLLAGSAGAADPGAELARAARYFQDGKAHVASFVQTFTPAGFTKSRKESGVLVVQAPENLRFDYESPKKTFAFDGKVARFYSPADRQMTVRALTEDDRAQLPLIFLESADELRKRNTLDLEQGPGAASILVTPRDPDSEVSWIRLGLAADGSPASLSFQSSAGDRTEFRFEAFRTEPPRDVSAFAIHPPAGTRIIENEP